The window CGTCGGAAAAGAGACCGTGGGCGGCCTTGGTCTCGGGGGGGAGGCCGTTTTTCATGGCCGTCAATTCGAAAATGCGAATGGGCTGGGTTTTCCCCTGCACGCGGATCAGATCCAGTTCCCGGGCCTCAATTTCGGCGGCCGCCGCTTTGTGCGTCGGCTCGGAGATGATGACGCCGGTGCCGTAATATTTGTTGGCCCCTTCCAAACGCGATCCCAGGTTGATGGAATCCCCGATGGCGGTGTAGGTGCGGCGGCTGTCGGGCCCCATGCGGCCGACCAGGGCCCGGCCGGTGTGCAACCCCATGCGCGCCCGGACGGGGGCGATCCCTTGCAGCGACACGCGGCGATTGAATTCAGCCAGGGCGTGGATTTGTTCGAGGGCCGCGCGGCAGGCCAACAGGGGGTGGTCGGGCTGATTAAGCGGCGCGTTCCAAAAGGCCATGATCGCGTCCCCGATGTACTTGTCCAAATACCCATCGTACTTGAACACCACATCGGTCATGGATTTCTGATAGTCGTTCAGCAGTTCGACCACCCGGGCCGGGTCCATGGATTCGGAAATGGCCGTAAAGCCCGCGATGTCCGAGAAAAACACCGTGATGTCCCGTTCTTCACCGCCCAATTTCAACTTGGACGGGTCGTTAAGCATGAGATCGATGAGTTTGGGCGGCGTGTATTCGGCGAAAAGGTTGCGGATGGCCTCTTGTTCCCGGTGCGATGTGTCCAATTGAAAAATGAGGGTGGCCAGGAACGCCGCGAAAAAAGCGAAGAGCGGTGTCGCGAAGTTGATCAAAAGGAGGTGCCGGGAGAAAAACCAGTAAGTCAAAAACGTGTACCCCAGGATGGAAAATATCACCGCGATGGCCCCGGCCCAAACGGGCGCACGGGCCATGCCGAACCCCCAGAGGACGCCGATGAGAAGCATGATCAGCAACAACCAACGGGTGTCCACCCGGCGGAGGAAGTTGTTCTTGAGCAAGTTGTTGACCGCGTTGGCCTGGATTTCCAACCCGGGGAACACCGAGGACACGACAGTGGGTTTGTAATCAAAGAGGGCGTGGAGCGTGCCGCCCACGATCACGATTTTGTCCTTAAAAGCGCCTTCTTCGGTCCGCCCGCGCAGAACGTCGACGAACGAATGGAACGGGAACGGCGAGGACTCGGGCCAATCCAATTGCGCGTTCCACCCCGTGTAATTGAGGTGCGCTTCGTGCCAGCGATTCTCGGTGACCGCGCGCAATTCCTTGGACAGGGTCTCGGGGGTTTTCCCCTCGAAGGCGGCGACCGTCGCGAGCGCCAGGGAGGGCACGAAGGTGCCTTCGAAATCCACCCAGAGCGGC of the Elusimicrobiota bacterium genome contains:
- a CDS encoding adenylate/guanylate cyclase domain-containing protein, whose translation is MRKDHFKLLAWNLIAVAIVALVHAMGLFDRFEEASVKARYWARGPVAPDPRIAVVTIDQKSVNEMGPYPWTRDRHAQLISLLSQHGAKTIAFDVLFLEPDIDNPEDDEFLAASAAKSDRTVFGMLFNKTRKGAPAEPLFPIPALERVTADFGFVNVYPELSGLVSKAPLWVDFEGTFVPSLALATVAAFEGKTPETLSKELRAVTENRWHEAHLNYTGWNAQLDWPESSPFPFHSFVDVLRGRTEEGAFKDKIVIVGGTLHALFDYKPTVVSSVFPGLEIQANAVNNLLKNNFLRRVDTRWLLLIMLLIGVLWGFGMARAPVWAGAIAVIFSILGYTFLTYWFFSRHLLLINFATPLFAFFAAFLATLIFQLDTSHREQEAIRNLFAEYTPPKLIDLMLNDPSKLKLGGEERDITVFFSDIAGFTAISESMDPARVVELLNDYQKSMTDVVFKYDGYLDKYIGDAIMAFWNAPLNQPDHPLLACRAALEQIHALAEFNRRVSLQGIAPVRARMGLHTGRALVGRMGPDSRRTYTAIGDSINLGSRLEGANKYYGTGVIISEPTHKAAAAEIEARELDLIRVQGKTQPIRIFELTAMKNGLPPETKAAHGLFSDGIRLYRARRFADAMDLFVAVDRALPGDPPTGIYIQRCRRFLEVPPPPDWDGVHAMTSK